In the Erinaceus europaeus chromosome 22, mEriEur2.1, whole genome shotgun sequence genome, aaagcatAACGGAATGGAAGAGAACAGAAGCACATCTGCCCCTCAGGACAGAGACGATTCCAATAACCGTTAGTTAATAACATTCCAAGAGAGGTCAGGTGGTTGAGGATCCAGGGAGAGGCCACAGGGAGAGCGTTTCCTGTGCTGAAACCTTTTAGCTTCTGGACAGAAGCGcctcctccccactccctgcGACAATGTGACGTCATATGCAGAGGTTGCCACCATTCCTGGCCCCTGACACCCTGCTCTCCCGCCATGCCTAACACCCTTTCCAGTTCCCCAAACgctcccacctctgtctttcgGGACTTGACACAGGCTTTGCCTCTTTCTGGAATGCTCTTCCCTGCACACCCTACCCCACCCGGTGGCCTCTACTCTCACTCCTGGGGTCATGTAAGAGAACACCTTCTCTGGGAAGCCTTCTCTGACTTCCCAGGTTGGCAGGTGCCCTTCTCCAGTGCTCCTGGCACAGGGGCACGGGCTGAGGTGTGGGCGAGCCTCTCTGCTGTGCTAGCGGGCTGGTACCCGGCCCGGCCCTGCCTCATCACTCTGTGGGCCTGCTCTGCCACCTGGCACCTAGATCGGGTTTGCCCTGACCTTTCTCAGCCTCTCTGAGCTCCTTCTAGAGACTGTCCGGGGCTTCCTGGGTCTTCTATCTTCCCGGCTCCTCAGCCAGGGCCACGGCAGCAATCTGACCTGGGCCAAGTCCGGTGGCATCAGAGGAGAGTGCCCAGGGtcgccccccaccccggccctgtCCCGAGGCTGCTGGAGCCCGGTCCTGCAGGTGTCCGGgcctgcaccccccacccccggggcaGGCCCTGACTCACAAGGGAGGTGGGTGTAGATGACGTGCTGCTTGGCTCCATGTCGAACACCGAGTCTGCCTCATCCTCCGGCTGCTACATGAGGGAGAGACACGGGGTCACACGGTGAGGGGctgcccacctccctccccacagACCAGCTCCCATGTCTGGGTCTCCAAAGTTAATCGACTTcttaaataagacagaaagaaactcagaaggaaagaggaaatagagacacctgcagccctgaaaacagagacagagagacacctgcagccctgctccacagctcatgaagcttccttcctgcaggcttgaacccgggtccttgagcagggTATGTGCacactcaaccgggtgcatcaCCTCTCAGCTCCTAGCCACCCCCAGATTCCATtaatctgtttctctgtttctccagaTCTTCAGCCTGGTGAAGcccaggggaacacagagaggatggACCCCCTGGGGAGACCCTTCTAGAATGTTCCCTTCCCAAGGACCACAGTGGGAGAGGTCATCGAAGTTGGGGTTCAAGTGGGAGCTTCTCTGGCTAAAGCCCACTGGGACTCaccctgggtggggtggggggcatgtaGATGACCCCAGGACAGACTGAGCTGGCGCTCACAATTTTGCTGGGCTGGGTGTGGATGCTTCACTATCTGGTAACCACCAGGCCCCATGGGCAGAGCCAAGGTAGTCACAGCCCCTGAGGGGCTTCCCCTCCAAGCAGCCTCAAGCTCAAGATCCTGgggttcttcttttttaattgtgcttatttattttagagagagagagagaggaccgagaccagagccttgctcagctttggctgatggtggtgttggggactgaacctaggatctcagagccGCAGGCAAGAAAGCAGACCCTGGATTCTTAAGAGCCATAAGAAAAGGGTGCCAGGCAGTAGCGTACCCAGTTGAGCGCaactgttaccatgtacaaggactcgggttctaaACCCTTAGTCCCAGAATCCTCTAGAAGCCAGCCAGGGGAGCCTGGTGCTGGGCCCCtgaggctggggctcagtgggggGGCAGGCAGACTGGCAGCTTACCTGGTAGGGAGGCATGGTACGTAACTTCCCCAGGAAGGTGCCCAGGCAGGCGATGATCACTGACAAGACCAGGATGGCCAAGCAGAAGAAGGTGAGGCTGTGGAAGGTGCCTGCCGAGGAAGGGGCATCAGGGCTGGGCTAGACTCACCCCACCTACCAGGAGCCTGGGGCCCCTCAGCATCTCCACAGGGGCTGTGAACCTGGGCAAAGAGACTCTGGCCCAGcctctttctgcctccctccctccctctatccctccctccctcttctctctctcttttaaaaacatatttttttaggggagaatgaagattcagaactctggtggtgggaatggtgtcaaacccctgtcgacatgtaattctgtaatataaaaatatatcagaaattaattaattttaaaacttagtattattggatagagacagatagagattgaaggggaaaatggagagggagagagacagagagacacctttccctctgcaggtgaggaccagggacttgaacctggatccttgtgcactgtaatgtgtgctaccCACCGCCTGCCtgcccccatctttctctctaagaTTTATCAATggaagagagaactggagcacCATGACTCTGGCACCTGTGATACCAGAGACTGAACCcggaacctcacacttgagagtccaacaccttctccactgcaccacctcccaggatgcCCCAACTCTCCTCCTGATAATTTGGATCAATGAGTGTGGCATGACACCATCCCTCTGAATTATGAGACCAGTTTAGAAGCTGGCACTTGCAGACTCCAGAATTGAAATACCCAGTGGACACATCAGACAACTCTTAGATGGAGTAGGGCTAGATGTATATTTAAAagcttttccttatttatttatttattgccaccaaggttattgctggggcttggcactaggaatccacccaCTCCCATTAGTCATTCCATCCCCCTCCCttttatttaaaagtatatttatttatttctttattcccttttgttgcccttgttgttttattgttgtagttattattgttgttattgatgttgtcattgttggataggacagagagaaatggagagaggaggggaagacagagagggggagagaaagacagacacctgcagacctgcttcaccgtctgtgaagcaactcccctgcaggtggggagccggggactcaaaccgggatccttgtgccggtccttgtgctttgtgccacctgcgcttaacccactgcgcgaccGCCtgattccccctttttttctttctattttatttgataggacagagagaagttgagagggaagggggagacagagagacagacagacctgctcaTGAAAGTGTCtgtccccccacaagtgggggctgggggctcgaacgcagGTCTTCGCGCACTGCAACTTGTGCGCATACCTGGCCCCTTTTGCTAATTTTGcatctatttattgaatagagtcggagaagttgaaagggaaggaggagagagacagagagatacctgcagccctgcttcaccgctcatgaagcttcctcccctgcaggtggggaccagagacttgaactgggtccttgtgccttgtaatgtgagagcttaaccaagtgcgccatctcttggcccctctctctcctttctctctctcttttttcttttcctccttcccctcctcctcctctttctttttaatgaaatagagatacagagagaaacatctAGAGACAAGTCTTCCTCAGCTGTGCTGATGGTgggtggtgctggtgactgaagctgggacttcggagcctccggcaggagagtcttttgcagaagcgCCATGCTGCCGCCCAGCCTCCTCGTGTCTTACAAGTGAGTATACAGCTCATGACTGTTGCTGAGCATCTGGGCTGCTTGCAGATTTGGCCTCTTACAAACTGCTGCTGCGAGCCCAGGTGTGCATGGGTCTCTTCAGAACCCAGGTGTGTTTGTATTATCTGGGAGAATCCCGAGACACTTCCCAGGCCTTTAACTTGACCGTCCCCACTGTGTGAAGAAGGGAAAGCttgctttccttcctctcccGAGACACAGTTGTATGTGGACCATAAGCACTCGTGTCACCACCAATTGCCTTTTCTTTCACTGAGAGAATGTCACTGTCACATTGTAGCTTCACATCTCCCCATATGTCTCTTGGCATGATCCCCATCCATGTTCCATCCGTGTTGTGGTAAGAGACGCAATATCATctctttttttatagctgagtaatatttcacagtatatatatacatatatttatacaacatttttatttgccaccaaggtcagtgcctttttcttgttctttctcttttttgataggacagagataaactgagaggagaagaggccaggcagtggtgagtgcacttggttaagtgcacacatgacagtgtgcaaggcccagggttcaagctcctggtccctacctgcaggaggaaaatttcatgagtggtgaagcagggctgcaggtatcactgtctctctcctttctacccccccttctcaatttctctctgtctctatccaaataacaaatgagtaaaaatatttttaaaaggggggtcgggcagcggtgcagtgggttaagcgcatgtagtgcaaagcgcaaggactggcgaaaggatcccggtttgagcccccggctccccacctgcaggggagtcgcttcacaggcggtgaagcaggtctgcaggtgtctgtctttctctccctctctctgtcttcccctcctctctccatttctctctgtcctatccaacaacaaacaacatcaacaatggcaataataataaccacaacacggttacaacaacaagggcaccaaaagggggaaaaacggcctccaggagcggtggattcatggtgcaggcaccgagcccagcaataaccctggaggaaaaaaaaaaattaagaaagaaagaaaaagaaatcaaagaggggtagagagagacacctgcagccctgcttcaccactgacaagacttctctttctctctctctatacccctctcagtttctctacagATGAGTGGTTAGAGAATCATGATACATATACACAACACTGACTTGTAAGACATGATTAGAACAGGGGATAGCACAGAGGTTCTGCAAACACTCTCCTGCCtgcggctctgaggtcccaggttcaatccccagcaccaccatcagccagagatgagcagggctatctctatatctttctttctctatctctctttcagaggaagaaaggaagaaagaaaaaagaaagaaagaaagaaagaaagaaagaaagaaagagggagggagggagggagggaaggaaggaaggaaggaaggaaggaaggaaggaaggaaggaaggggacacctgctgTAAGTCTGAAGGAACTGGAAGTGGGgactgggtgtgggggagggctgGACTCCAGGGCAAAGGGTGGAGGTGGGCTCTGGGCTTTGGTGAAGGGGTGctggtcctttggtgatggatgTGGTGCAGAATCTCTTGGTGAAGAGGTGGGAAACAGAACTCAAAAAGCCTGTGACACCTTGTAAATCAAAGGGattgggcggtggctcagcggggtaagcgcacatagtgtgaaggaagcacaaggacctgcgcaaggatcccggcttgagtccccggctccccacctgcagggggggttgcttcacaagcagtgaagcaggtctgcaggtgtctctctccccctcctctctcagtttctctctgtcctattcagtaaaaatgaaaaatggccaccaggagcggtggattcgtagagcTGGCACCAAGCTGCAGCCATAGCCCAGGAGgccaaaaaaaatgaataaacacctTGTAAATCAAGGTTCCctttaaaaatgcatatatagtttagaagaggaggaggaggagagacaggtgGCGGTGCTGGTGCAATGGGTTACAGCTCTGAGCTCTCCAgcaggaggtcctgggtttgatgcctgtgtggagggagaggggcaggcagAGACATGGTGTGTGGACTGGGCGCACCTACCCAGCCTCAGGATGGAGAAGAACAGCATCCAGAAGAGGCCCAGCAGCGGCGCGAACATGGCCTGGTTGACGGCGGCCATATGGATCCGCTCATTGAGCTTGGTGGGCGCGTATGAGTAGTACATGTTGTAGCGGTCGGAGGCGTGCTTCATGCACAGGTACAGCAGCCCTGGGGCACAGGGGGTGTCTCAGGGGGGGCCCAGGGTGCCAGGGCCAGGCAGGGCTCTCTGGGACCAGCTGCTTTCCCGAGGGCTCTTTCTGCCAGCCTGGGGAAGACCACACCAAGAACTtgaccctgagtccttgcacacagtagcgAGTGTGCTTAACTAGGCGTGCCGCCGCCCAGCTCTCTTCTCAAAATCTTTTATCTtcgtggacagagagaaactgagaggggaagggggagatacagatggaaagagacagagactgcttgtgaagcttttcccctgcaggtggggaccggggtattgaacccaggtccttgcacaaggtaacattcgcttagccaggtatgccactatgccactgcctggcccctcatgtaTTCTCTTAACACACTACCTCTGAACAGCCAGCCGGCTTCAGCTTCCTCCACAAAATGGACTCTGGCTGGCCCTCGGTTCTAGGAGGCAACGGCATGTGGGGTTCATGCCGGGGAGCCCCTGCAGGCTGGGGACAGGCTCACCGAAGGGGACGATGACGGGGCAGGTGATGCTGTAGGCCATGACCACGCTGAACACGTTCATCATCCATGCGTATTCCCGCCCGAACTGGAAGTCCATGGCCTGGTCCTGGGTGGAAGGTGGGGTCACTCGAAGGCAGCTGGGCCCCTCTGGCTTAGCATCCCCActcccagggctggggacagtgTCCCTGTCAAGTCCAGAATCCAAGATGCGCCCgctgcacccctgcaccccacaCAGGGGCCCTAGAGATCCCTTCAGACCCccgtccccaacacacacacctggccctTCCCCAGGCTCTCACCTTGCGGATGTGAACCCTCTCAGGCTCCGACCTGGAGAAGAAGAGGCGGATACAGTAGAGGAAGAGCGAGCCGACACGCATCAGCTCCATGCCTGTGCCGATCAGGGCCGATGTGATGACGTAGTTGACGAAGAAGGCGCCGTTGTCTGGCAGGAACACGCACCTGGTTGTGCAGAACAGTTCACCTGGGCGTTGTGCCCTGGGGAGTGACCCTCCTGGCCACTGGAGAGAGAGTGGCACCAAggtctctttcctgctctctgaGGGTATTCTTAATTTCAGatcttttttaatgatttattatttatgagatagagatgggaagaagtcaagaggggagaagaagatagagagaaagacagagagagacacctcaagtcctgcttcaccactcgtgaagcttcctccctgaaggtggcgaCCGGGGCcgtgaacccggggccttgcgtGTGGTAGTGTGTACACTCTAGCAGGTGTGCCTCCCGCTGCCTCTCGCTCTTATCTGAAACAAGTCAGCAGGGAAGCTGTGGAGACTATGCAAAACAAAACGAACCAAGTTGCACTGTTTGCTATTGAACGTGTTAAATCAAAATGCCTACGTATACATCTATTTCaaaatgcttatttattatttattggatagagacagggagtaattgagagggaaagggagagagaggaaagagagagagagagagagagagagagagagggagagacacctgcaactctgcttcatcacttgtgaagcatcccccctgcaggtggggaccaggggcttgaacccaggtaacatgtataccaccactcagcccctaatcattccttatacattattttttattttatttttattgccaccagggttctcactgggcctaactgcctgcacaatgacttcaCAGCTCCTAATagcatctcttttcttttcctttctttttcttttcctttcctttttttgttccccctttcctttttgcttccagggttatggctgagcctcagtgctggcactactaatcctctgctcctggcagccattttttccattttattggctgggacagagagaaattgagagaggagggggagatagggagagagaaagatagacacccacagacctgcttcactgctttcaaagcttcccccctgcaggtggggctccaacccagatcctacgcgggggtccttgtgcttagtattatatgcatttaaccaggtgtgccaccgcccagtcacctcttgtcattctttcctttctctccctttccctttttaacagagatggagagaaattgagagagaaggggagctaaaaaaaggaaagagagagagagagacctgcagccctgcttcactactcatgaagcttggcccctgcaggtgaggtccaagggcttgaacccaagccttgtgcactgtcatgtgtgtgctctactgggtgtgccactgcctggctcccctgtaCATTTGATTTTAAGAATATTTTGAGAACTCTATTTCGGCGTGACTGCTTTTCTTGAACCAAGCCAGGTCTCTGCAGGGTGGTGCTGAGACATGTGACACAACGTGTCACCAGTGGAGAAGACTGCATGAGGGGTACACGGGATATTGGGGGGGCAAATCTTGAGAGTCTACAATCAtttcagaagcttccttcaaagccaCAGGAAGGGGAAGAGGCCACCCACATGCATCACCTCTGCTGGTATAGACAGAAGTCACATGCTTGTGCCAGGCATGAGCCAGGGAGCCCCATGCATGCTGCCAGCACCCTGCCAGCACCCTAGTACTCACTGGAACCTGATGCTGGCCTGCTCCAGGTAGTAGATGTCAAACAGCCAGCGGAAGAAGACATCCAAGCTGAAACAAGAATGGGGCAGGGCCCACCACTGCTGAGTCAGCCCTGGGGGGGTGCCCCCAGGCTGACCTCACACCTTTCTGCCTCTCCCCCCAAAAACTTGTCCAGCTGCCCCGTCTACACTGCCTGACTCACTTCTGAACCAGAGCCAGCCCTGCCCATATCCTCCCACACCAGCCACTCCTCCCATCGTGCTCTCTTCTGCCCCTCTGtggtcccaccccccacccttggGCTGGCAGGTACTAAGTGTCGCATGGTGCCTGGCTCATACCAGGCTCAGAACAGGTACGGGCTGTTGTTTGGAGTGTCTCTGTAGCATTCCTGGCCCTGACCCTTGGGGTGAGCCTGGCTGTGGGGGGCCTGTACCTGGCCCTGACCCTTGGGGTGAGTCTGGCTGTGGGGGGCCTGTACCTGGCCCTGACCCTTGGGGTGAGCCTGGCTGTGGGGGGGCCTGTACCTGGTCAGCCCCATGGAGGGCAGAATGACCACCATGAACACCAGGAAGATGTAGCACTTGTACACCATGACTAAGCTCTGACTCGACCTGGAAGGAGACAGAGGCATCCACTGTGTAGCACACACAAGAAAACCCAAGGCCAGAGTGAAGAGAGAGACCACTAATGGACTTAGAAAACTGGACCAAACTGTGCAATGACTACCGTCTTCAAGGAGCAAGAATGCATGATTGATGTCTGTCCTGTCCATCCAATAGTGACATCTATCCTGGCCATCGACTAGTGATGTCTGCCTTGGCCAGAGGTTGGGAAAGAAGGCCCACACACACTACCTTAGCGTTGACACAATGGTGTTCAAGGGACCTTCACAACAAAGTCCGCGTCTCTGCAGCCTGTCAACCCTGTGCTCTGCCAGAGGCAGGACCAGGATAGGCTTCCTAGATTATTGTCTGGTTCCATGAAAAATCCACTTTGGATGCAGAAAATCACTTTTGAGAGTCACACAGGCACTGCCTGTCCCAGGCAACAGTGAGTACTTTCTCCCTAATTAGCTGCCAGCCAGAACTGTGAGTTCTAACCAGCGAGAAACCACCCTGACTGTGGGCTCCTTACTCTGTCCCAGCCAGTGTCCTCTGCCTGTCTCACCCCACAGTCCCCTCAACACCCCCTACCCCATCTTGGCTGGAAGCTGGGGGAGCAGCCTGAGGAGGCCCTGCTGTTGGTCTACACCCTTTCTGTAGTTACTCAAGCCAGCAACTTTGAAGCTGGAGGTCCGGAGAAAACACACAGACCTCCTTTCTGAGGAGGAAGTGTCCCCTAGTCTTTTGAGGTGGTTCTGGGCATCAAAGTCATCCCACATCCACTCTGTTGGGGCACAGCAGCAggctgggaggaggaggggccaggtgaaCAGCAGAGTAGAGGAAGcgccccctctccccctcacctGGTCCAGTGGGCCTCCAGGAAGGCAGAGAAGTAGACCACCAGAGGCAGCAGCACGGTGAAGGCCCAGAGCATGAGGGAGGGGAAGAACTGGGTCAGAACCGGGCTCTGCAGGAAGCAGAGGGGTCGGGCGTCAGCGTGGGAAGTGGACACCAGCCCAGGTCACCCCGTGGGCCTCATGGAGGACACATGGGGGCCTGCCTGCTCACCTGCCTTCctggccaggggcctgggctgggggtggggatgggcctCCCCCCAACTCACTTGTGTCCCCAGGGAGCACAAGGCCTTCTATGTTGAGGTCACTAGAGAGAGGGGCCTGGATGCCCCTAAGATCAGAGCCAGCTGCAGTCACAACTTGGGTCTCAGGGACAGGGCACCCGCCTGGCTGGGAGGGGCTGTGAGGAGGGATGGGAGCACACCGGGGAGGACTGTGGTGCTCAgaggaggcagacagacagaggagagggaaagctGGTGGGAGCGGCGCTTGacttggtgtgtgtctgggcatgtgcCTGcatgtgtatatgagtgtgtgtacatgtgtcaaCATGTGTGCACCCTGTACATGCATGTGAACGTGTAGATTCACATACATGGATGTGTGTGTTGTTGGGGTGGAATTCACAGAATCAGATAACATGCCAGTCTGCCTCCCCTGACCCCCAACTCCATGAGGACGGGGCACCCTCTCCTTTAGGGGTGACCTgtgcagcacccagcacccccagcTGGGTTGTCAAGAAGTCAAGGATGTGGACACAGAGCTCCCCCAGACACACACTgtctcaggggaggggaaggttctGGCACTTTCCTGACTCttgcccaccccacccacctcagGCTCACCCAGGGACCCCAGTGGGGACACTCCAGGGTGCCTCGGACTCCACTTCTATGCCTCTCGCTGACTTCGGGAGCCCTGATCTATAGAAACCCTCCAACCCAGGCCCGTCCGGATAGCCCCCCTCGCCGCCCCACCCCCAGTCCGTGCCCAGTGCGGGGGTCACCTTGAGGTTCTCAATGGGGCGGGTGACGTTGTACATGTCAATGGTGTTCATGATGATGGCGGGCGtggtgaggaagaagaagaggaagaagaggaaggtgtTGATGGAGATAAAGCGGGCCCACCACTGGAAGCGGCGCACGGACAGGTgtttcctgggggtggggggcgcccTTAGGTGCTGGTCTCAgaccagcccccagctctgccGTTGGCCCTCAGTCGTGCCATTTGCAGAAGTTCTACATCAgtcaggggccagtggtggcgcacccagtagagcgcacatgttaccaaacacaaagacctgggttcaagacccggtccccacctgcaggggggaagctttacgagttgtgaagcagggctgcaggtgtctctctctctatctatctctatctatctatctcgccTTCCCTCTCAGTCTTTGTCTTTACCCCTCCCCCAAAATACATAAAGCTCTTCATTGGCCATCACTGAGCCAGAAACTGACCTAAGACCTTGGTTCTCCCAGGGCTGGGTGTACCCCAATCCATGCCAGGCTGGGTTTGAGGGGGGCTGATGCTGTGGCACCCAGAGGGCTCCAGACCCAGTGCAGGGGTCTCCAATGTGGGCAGTgatggggagggggcacagaCTGGGCTCCTCCCACAAAGGTTCATCTTTTCTGTCCTCAGGGAGCTCAAGGGAGTTGGGGGGGCTTACCAGATGATgttcttggggtggggggcaaagtTGACCCTCCACTTGTAGGACTTGACGACGGTGGTCACTGAGGACTGCTGGGGGCGGATGCCACACGGGGCGAACTTGTAGTCATCTTTGATGCTGCGAGTGGAGGGGGTGTCGGGACAGCCCCGAACACAGAGAGATGTCACCCACATCCCTGAGAACATCCCATGGCAAAGGGGGGGGACCTTTCCACTGGCAGGGGACCTGCACGTTGGTCCAGCTCTGAGAGCATCTGGAAGCTCCTCAGAGCCCTAGGAGTGAACCTTCCCTACAGCCCAGCCATTCCTCTCCTAGGATTTACCCAAAGCACACAGACACAAACGCCATCCAGAGAGAGCTCTGTTCACCTAGGTTCACAGCAGTAGTGTGTAAGGGCCCAACCCTGAAAGAggcccagatgcccaatgacggAGAAGAGGGCTAGAAAAgatgtagtctatatacacagtggaatattattcagctgtaaaaagtgATGacattgggggccgggtggtgatgcgtcaggataagcgcacatagtacaaagcacaaggacccatgcaaggatcctggttcaagtccccagctccccacctgcagggggggtcatttcacaagtggtgaagcaggtctgcaggtgtctgtctttctctccccctctctgtcttcctttcctctctcgatttctctctgtcctatccaaaaaaaactggggtaaaaaatggctgcaaaagccgtgagccccagaaataaccctggagccaaaataagtaaataaagtaaaaagtgaTAGCatcagggctgagcagtgatgcacccaggtgAGGGCATATGTTGCCAgcacaagcccctggcccccacctgcagggagggaacattcataagcagtgaagtagtgctacagctgttttctttctccctgtcctatcaaagaaaaagaaaaagaggaaggggccaggtgatggtgcacccggttgagcgcacatattgcaatgatcaaagacccaggttcgagcccctcgtccccacctgcagggggaaaactttgcaagtggtggaagtagtgctgcaggggtctctctgtctctttccctctctgtctcccccttcctctcgacttct is a window encoding:
- the TMEM63C gene encoding calcium permeable stress-gated cation channel 1 isoform X3, with translation MFQYHLIIFVLIICIPSLGVVLPINYSGTVLDRSSHFGRTTIANVSTESKILWLHCFFSFFYFLANLFFMAHHCLVFVPRQHKMTKTLMITYVPKDIQDPDLISRHFHEAYPGCVVTRVHFCYDVRNLVDLDDQRRHAMRGRLYYTAKARKGKVRIKLHPCSRLCFCKCWTCFKEVDAEQYYSELEEQLTDSFNAELSRVRHKRLDLLFVTFQNSRMAKHIKDDYKFAPCGIRPQQSSVTTVVKSYKWRVNFAPHPKNIIWKHLSVRRFQWWARFISINTFLFFLFFFLTTPAIIMNTIDMYNVTRPIENLKSPVLTQFFPSLMLWAFTVLLPLVVYFSAFLEAHWTRSSQSLVMVYKCYIFLVFMVVILPSMGLTSLDVFFRWLFDIYYLEQASIRFQCVFLPDNGAFFVNYVITSALIGTGMELMRVGSLFLYCIRLFFSRSEPERVHIRKDQAMDFQFGREYAWMMNVFSVVMAYSITCPVIVPFGLLYLCMKHASDRYNMYYSYAPTKLNERIHMAAVNQAMFAPLLGLFWMLFFSILRLGTFHSLTFFCLAILVLSVIIACLGTFLGKLRTMPPYQQPEDEADSVFDMEPSSTSSTPTSLLYVATVLQEPELPLTPSSTSSRQTYGSISRPPPENPEPQATAFPDSNELDTAELQEGPELAGDGQHP